The Thunnus maccoyii chromosome 12, fThuMac1.1, whole genome shotgun sequence genomic interval CTGGAATACTGAGAGAGAGGGCAGAAGGGAGTGATGATGTAATATATGAATGGatgaaaacaaatcagacaCAATAATGATTGGAGTCGGGCATActaagatgaaaaaaagaattcTGGTACCTCCAAGACAAAAACTCCACAGTCATTTTCATTGGTCTGTTGTGGGATTTTCTGTGAAGAACAGCAGGGGGAGACAAGACATCATGTCAGTGAGTGTGTCAGCTGAAAGTGAGCAGCAGGTGACGTTTTTATCCCTGATATGGCCTCTGGCACATACATTTTGTTCCTTTTGTGCCACAAGCTTTTGTAGTCTGTTATTATGGGATATTACATCAATGAAACATACCTCATCGAACGACACTGTCCAACCATTTTCAAATGCTGTTTGCTGCTTCTCTTTTGCTTCTGTCATCAAGTATTTCAAGATGTTCtattgaaacaaaaacataaagtaaacaGTTTTACAATGTCTTACATACATTGACTTATAACCACTTCAGGGGAAgctaattaaatatttattatggATACTGGTGGAGTgactgaaaatataaagaatatgTTATTACCCTTGCAACCTTCTGGAGCGCATTCCCTTGAGAGTCGTAAAGGCAGATCTTCTTTTTGACAATGTCAGCAGTCACCAGACACCAGTGAACCTCCAGGTGGATGGGCACCAAAAGCAGGCTCTTTGAAAACAAATCAACCTGCCCAAGAAGAGACCCAGGGTCGGGTTAAATCCACTCACAGCATTCTCTCTCAATTTCTAAAGTCACTCTCACCTTTTAAAAACTGATCATGTTAAAGTtatttattctctgttttttttccaaatctacACGACAACAGCAATCTATATTGCAAACCATCTTAGACCTAACCTGCTTTGTCCATCTCTTAACGCCATCATATCCTTTGGTCATGAGCTGCCGGTGGAAGAAGCTGTTGAGAAAATGGACCTGGGAGTGATAAAAACAGGGATAAAAATCAAACTACAATTATGAGACAACAGGTCTATGTGTGTCTTACATGTGTGcttatttgtttaaaacctaTTCTAGTCAGATTATGAAAGTCAAACACATTGGGTCAGCTTTAAAACAAATAGACCTGGGCCAGCACTTGCAAAATTGTTATTGTCTTAAGGTTCTTCAAATACTCAAAAGATAGGACAATTCTCTGACTGTGACACAATCAATATCACAGGCAAGGAAGacaaggaatagttcaacatttttgggaaaCATGTTTGTCATGTGGGTGATGACAAGTCTTCTGGAGATCCCTGCACCTGACAGTGAAATAGTCTCACACATAAGCCTCCATAAAACCACACATtgccatttttacacttcagtttttgcatggattaaacaaacaatacaggTGGTAGTAGCCgtctccctgtttccagtcttaatgctaagctaagcatCAACTGctggtagcttcatatttaccatgtaggcatgagagtgatatcaatcttcccaaattttcccaaaatgtcaaactttgcCTTCAATCAGTGACAATATTTGAAAAAGCCTGGCAATACGAACTTGACCCATCTGGAGGTTCAGGTAtaattagaaaagaaaaaacagtttgtcatCGACATAGCATTTAAGATTACCTTATGATGGGCAGATTCCATAATCAATTCGCCATACATGTTCATGACcttcagcagaaacaagaaaTACATACCAGTTACATTCAGCATAAACATGCAGGGTTTTGTTCACCACATAAATCTTTCCAGTCAAAAATCTGCATGACAAACTGAAATGCTCTGTGTTAGATGGTAACCTGGTCGTTGAGCCAGTTCTGATCCGCCAGTGTCAACAAATCATCCAGTGTCAGAGTGTGTTTCTTGTAGACCACTTGGAAGGAGGGAATAGGTTTCTGAACCATGGCAGTTCGGTATTTGTTAACCTCTGATAGGGCGAGATTTTTCCTGCACGAGTAGAGAAATTTCAAATGACTGGTCTGGGAATAAAATCATTACAGACAACTCTGAATGTTCCAACCATAAACACAAAAGGAAAAGTTCTATCACACAATTAGAGATTCAAGAAAGAGGGattaaaaaagattatttacCTTTGGATATTTAATCTGAATGAAAAAGTAAGCTCGACAGAGTGTTCATgagaccccccccccaaatTCTGACATTGGAAAGGCTTCAGATGTTAGAAAATCTGACATGCGGGGCACTCTGGTGGCCTAatggtttaggcacaaaacaTATAACTGTAACGTTCATGATTTGATTCCCAGCCGGGGGACCCTTGTTGACTACATTGActctcaaataaaggcaaaatgccaaaaaaattcttaaaaaaagaaatctgacaCGTACTTCGTCTGAAGCATACTGATGCCTTAACTTAGACATGAGGGCCAAACATTTACCTGTCATTGAAATCAGTGTTAAACTTCCTCTTCAGGTGTCTGAACACGTCACTCTTCTGTAGAGGGATGAAACTTCCGTATATTCTGTAGAAGTCATCGAGAAATTCTAGAGAGATTGAAAACATTGTGATTTGAAATAGCTGCAAAAAACCAGAAATGTAAACCAAAAGACAAGGAGAAAAGAgtatatatgtttaaaaaaaaaaaaaaaaaaaaaaaagatatataccATGGATGTCTTTTGTCAGTGCTTTAAGGCCAGCATCAGTCTGAGGGGACACTGTCTTTTTGCTGGTGATTTTCTTATCAGGATCCCTGTTTGTAGCCTGGTCCTGAGAGATGGTAGTGTGTTGTCCTGCTGGGCCATTAATCTCAAGCATTTCAGCTGGTATCACTGTCCTTGGTTTCTTAAAATGAGTAATTACCCCACATGCATCACTGTCTGTGCTCCGCAGGGGTTTGACAGTATAAGAAAGTTCTGACAGGTCGCCTATTTTACCAAACTGTACACAGATTTCCGTTCTTTGAGACAGCGCCATTGCTGTTGGCGTGGTTTGACTGATGGCATCTGCAGCAACATCTGTGTCCGTAACCGGGTTCTGCAGCAGGTTTGAGGCGATGCATGTttctgacagactgacagattCACATGGTTTCACAAGGCAATTCTGTCTTCTAAGCACTGAATCTTCAGTATCACATCCCAGAGGTGATACAAGAACAGATGTTCTGACTTGTGAATGTTCTAGGTTTGGTGTACCGTAGGTTGGaagtttccttttatttttccGCGATTCTGTCTTTAAATTGAGGCAGGACCTGGAGCTGATGCCACTTGCTAGTTTCTTGCCTCTTACTATCCCAAAACGGCATTTCTCTCTCCACTTCCTCCACATCCAAAGCTGCAATTTACAATACAAGCGTCTCTTGGCTCGCCTAGAGAGATGAGAAACTCCCTTGACTGAAGACATGAATGCCTTCCTTCTCTTTAGGTATTTTGCTTTACTCCGGTAGCTCTGTGTTCGGTGCATTTGGGAGAAATTGACCATTGATTTGAGTAAACAATGGAGGGTCACATGAGAACATGGAGTTATGAGTATCCTTTCCGCTGCTGAATCAGCAGGTCTGAGTCAGACAGCTCGCATACAACAGTGCTGAATCTGGATTTGTTTGTGTCTTCTTTGTAACAGAGGGACTCTCAATTTCAAAGCCATGGtccactgtctctgtctccgGTTTAACTTTCTGTTGATGGGTCCGCTGCTACACACTGCTTCAGAGTAGACCTTGAGTGAAAAAGGTGAATACTAGTGTTGGATTTTCATACCCCACCTAGCTGTCCTTGtatttgtttctgcttctgATGGCTTTCCCAGTAGAGTCATGCACAGTGTGAACATCTGCtgcaaaacagaacaaatgcGTCATTACACACAGGGCTGAGGGAGAGTAATTATACACACATCACGTAGGTGCGAGGCTATTAGAAAGCAGTGTCAATGAACAAAGTAACGCTTACAGACTTACTCCAAGCCACAAAATTTAATCAGGGCAACTTTCAATCATGCTTGGATCTTCCTttgtgaaaatggaaaaacacaccTATATTTATACATCCATTCATACCAATAGGCTGACAAGCTCTATGTTGACAAGTGTGGTCAATCATTCAACCCGCCCACGGTGATAAACACCTAAAAGCAATTAACAATTCCATAGAGTACATCAAAAAAGAGCAGGAATAGCAGTGCCATACCTCAAAAAACAATTctatgaaaaacataaaaaatcaaAGACATCAGATTCATCATCACATGTATTAAAATCAACATCACATATGTTCAAAAACATACCACAATAAGCTAGAGGGAAGGGAAATTTTTGTGCAAGAAAACACCTCCTTTCTATAAAATATTAACTAAATCAAGTAACATCAAGAAAATTGACACTAACTCTCTCTTTGGAGCAGGAGGGTATTCACATCGCCTCTTCTTCTCAGATTAAACACACAGCTCCAACACATATTCATCTGACTTAAATTATAACTTTCACACACTTTGACCAATAAAGATGTTTTCCCCCCCTGATTTATAAGATTTTGATCAGCTTTCAATGTTATGCATGAACG includes:
- the LOC121909302 gene encoding sentrin-specific protease 5-like, with amino-acid sequence MVNFSQMHRTQSYRSKAKYLKRRKAFMSSVKGVSHLSRRAKRRLYCKLQLWMWRKWREKCRFGIVRGKKLASGISSRSCLNLKTESRKNKRKLPTYGTPNLEHSQVRTSVLVSPLGCDTEDSVLRRQNCLVKPCESVSLSETCIASNLLQNPVTDTDVAADAISQTTPTAMALSQRTEICVQFGKIGDLSELSYTVKPLRSTDSDACGVITHFKKPRTVIPAEMLEINGPAGQHTTISQDQATNRDPDKKITSKKTVSPQTDAGLKALTKDIHEFLDDFYRIYGSFIPLQKSDVFRHLKRKFNTDFNDRKNLALSEVNKYRTAMVQKPIPSFQVVYKKHTLTLDDLLTLADQNWLNDQVMNMYGELIMESAHHKVHFLNSFFHRQLMTKGYDGVKRWTKQVDLFSKSLLLVPIHLEVHWCLVTADIVKKKICLYDSQGNALQKVARNILKYLMTEAKEKQQTAFENGWTVSFDEKIPQQTNENDCGVFVLEYSRCLALAQPLQFSQKDIPKIRKRIYKELCDCKLHEQG